The Thermococcus sp. genome has a segment encoding these proteins:
- a CDS encoding 2,3-bisphosphoglycerate-independent phosphoglycerate mutase, with product MKQRKGLLIILDGLGDRPIKEFGGKTPLEYAETPNMDKLAKMGILGQQDPIKPGQPAGSDTAHLSIFGYDPYTVYRGRGYLEAMGVGLDLSEDDLAFRVNFATIENGIITDRRAGRISTEEAHELAKAIQENVKIPVDFIFAGATGHRAVLVLKGMASGYKVGENDPHEAGKPPHRFIWEDEESKRVAEILEEFVRQAHEVLEKHPINEKRRKEGKPVANYLLIRGAGTYPGIPMKFTEQWKVKAGAVIAVSLVKGVARAIGFDVYTPEGATGEYNTDEMVKAKKAVELLKDYDFVFLHFKPTDAAGHDNNPKLKAEMIEKADRMVGYIIEHIDLEETVIAITGDHSTPCEVMNHSGDPVPLLIAGGGVRADHTEAFGERECMRGGLGRIKGHDIVPIMMDLMNRSEKFGA from the coding sequence ATGAAGCAGAGGAAGGGATTGCTCATAATCCTCGACGGACTCGGCGACAGGCCGATCAAGGAGTTCGGCGGAAAGACGCCGCTCGAGTACGCGGAAACGCCGAACATGGATAAGCTCGCCAAGATGGGAATCCTCGGCCAGCAGGACCCGATAAAGCCCGGCCAGCCGGCTGGCAGCGACACTGCCCACCTCAGCATCTTCGGCTACGACCCCTACACGGTCTACCGGGGAAGGGGCTACCTCGAGGCCATGGGCGTTGGCCTCGACCTGAGCGAGGACGACTTAGCTTTCCGCGTCAACTTCGCCACCATCGAGAACGGCATCATAACTGACAGGCGCGCGGGCAGGATAAGCACGGAGGAGGCCCACGAGCTTGCGAAAGCCATCCAGGAGAACGTCAAGATACCTGTTGACTTCATCTTCGCAGGCGCGACCGGCCACAGGGCCGTCTTAGTTCTCAAGGGCATGGCCTCCGGTTATAAAGTCGGTGAGAACGACCCCCACGAGGCCGGCAAGCCGCCGCACAGGTTCATCTGGGAAGACGAGGAGAGCAAGCGCGTTGCTGAAATTCTCGAGGAGTTCGTCAGGCAGGCTCACGAGGTTCTTGAAAAGCACCCCATCAACGAGAAGCGCAGGAAGGAGGGTAAACCCGTCGCGAACTACCTCCTCATCCGCGGCGCTGGCACCTATCCGGGCATACCGATGAAGTTCACGGAGCAGTGGAAGGTTAAGGCCGGGGCTGTCATAGCGGTCTCGCTCGTCAAGGGCGTCGCGAGGGCAATAGGCTTCGACGTTTACACCCCCGAGGGGGCAACGGGCGAGTACAACACCGACGAGATGGTCAAGGCCAAGAAGGCCGTCGAGCTTCTCAAAGATTACGACTTCGTCTTCCTCCACTTCAAGCCGACTGACGCGGCCGGCCATGACAACAACCCGAAGCTCAAGGCGGAGATGATAGAGAAGGCCGACAGGATGGTAGGCTACATAATCGAGCACATCGACCTTGAGGAGACGGTGATAGCTATAACCGGCGATCACTCAACGCCATGCGAGGTCATGAACCACAGCGGCGACCCGGTTCCGCTCCTTATAGCGGGCGGCGGTGTCAGGGCCGACCACACCGAGGCCTTCGGCGAGCGCGAGTGCATGCGCGGCGGCCTCGGCAGAATTAAGGGCCATGACATCGTGCCGATAATGATGGACCTTATGAACAGGAGCGAGAAGTTCGGGGCCTGA